In the genome of Syngnathoides biaculeatus isolate LvHL_M chromosome 14, ASM1980259v1, whole genome shotgun sequence, one region contains:
- the LOC133512064 gene encoding lactase/phlorizin hydrolase-like isoform X4, with protein sequence MLSLPSQPQRTVLSCYHTLLNQILNAGLQPLVVLHGSTVPEALRSKFGGWESQELQRMFILYAEFALQEFGEFTRSWVILSHLDEVWREGPPHDDGYQQAILLLIQNIYQLYHGGFGDKGKVSVGFRASDIELLLQIQESLTMDFLSVQFESNCVSTFHLIEELTWLQIFSKDVPILIYKMALCDCVDSRLQACHNFLKVLNSNNMKIEGCDMMDILSKMDMEGLSTSSGVFKYSSEKTNSYQTVWDKFGVQLESERDIFLNKPFPSDFQWATSSESFKVEGGWAEGGKGETIWDRFGHENKVYDNQTADQACDSYHKVDYDVYLLRGLQVYTHQFSISWARIFPSGYRRSQSDKGVLYYDELINALVNSRIQPVITLYHWDLPQELQNQGGWTNASIIEAFKDYADFCFSKFGDRVKTWNTFSSPWVVSHAGYGVGDHPPQVQDYVVASYQVTHNIIKSHAEAWHVYNDKYRTKHGGKVGIALNSDWAEPLDPSRPEDVVAAYRSIQFTLGWFAHPIFVDGDYPATLKSQIDKKNKLCPHSKPAILPRFTPKESQRINGTADFFGLNHYTSRLINSSDGGCTVGPQGVGDFQTHVDPSWSPTASEWIYSTPWGLRRLLNYIALEYLNIKKVPVYITGNGMPTDFGGTPLNDTTRVDYLRRYINEALKARLLDGVDVQRFTVQSLLDGFEGQQGYSQRFGLHHVNFEDPDRPRTPKQSAYFYSQVITQNGFGIRRGHVFKVAQTQFKPPSKGLTPSEVPSKSKVVWERFSQQSKFHRQIFHYGTFPSNFTWGVSSSAYQTEGAWKADGKGPSIWDVFTHKPGSIPGNANGDVACDSYHRFQEDLYMLRALQVKSYRFSLSWSRIFPTGLRSSLNLKGVDFYNSIIDDILLNGITPMVTLYYWDLPQELQNIGGWESSDMIEIFADFSDFCFSTFGDRVKFWMTFNQPHTIAWSGYGLGQIPPNVRKPGSAPYRVAHNLIKAHAKAYHIYNEKYRKSQRGLISLALDSYWVEPKDVRVLREVAAADRAMQFHLGWFAHPIFKNGDYPDAMKWQVGNKSELQGLAESRLPVFTEEERKYISGTSDVFCLNHFTTKIVSHITARLTPPSYEYDRDLTEEEDANSPSTAIKNQRAVAWGLRRLLNWVKYEYGDPDIYITDSGVATESKTKWDDSARVFYFKTYIDEALKASNLDDVKVKGFTAASLMDSFEWLHGFKVGFGLHHVNFEDSTRPRTPKYSAHFYHRVIKDNGFPTPEDEKILYGNFAKDFIWSTATASYQIEGGWRADGKGLSIWDKFAHTPLRVFNNDNGDVACDSYNKIDEDVSMLRQLKVTHYRFSVSWPRVLPDGTTNFVNEVGLSYYSHLVDALLKANIQPHITLYHWDLPQALQDIGGWENETIVFKFRDYANLIFSRLGHKVKFWITINEPYNIANVGHGYGAAAPGISFRPGTLPYIVGHNLLKAHAETWHLYNDKYRSKQGGIISITINSDWSEPRNPYKQEDVDAARRVVQFYIGWFAHPVFNGDYSDMMKTIIQKRSLEAGLPKSRLPEFTAEEVKRIKGTYDYFGFNHYTTVLAFPVDYGNLQHYDADRGAGTIADRTWLDSGSSWLKVSPFGFRRILNFIKEEYRNPPIIITENGISERGSVDLNDFHRSYYYEKYINQVLKAYILDGVDIRGYTAWSLMDNLEWATGFSERFGLFHVNHTDPKRPRVAKTSAAYYATIITCNGFPDPATGPHDCLNQEVEGTSVPSTSLPSFNMVNFLGITLSSGEAEKGLYTLFALLIVSSLGVICSLFCFLKTKKYSKEIATIQSVLNS encoded by the exons GCCTCCCCAGCCAGCCCCAACGAACTGTCCTCAGCTGCTACCATACTCTCCTGAATCAGATCTTGAATGCGGGTCTCCAGCCTCTCGTAGTCCTTCATGGATCCACAGTGCCGGAAGCTCTGAGATCAAAGTTTGGAGGATGGGAAAGCCAAGAGCTGCAAAGGATGTTTATACTCTATGCAGAGTTTGCGTTGCAAGAGTTTGGCGAGTTCACTCGCTCCTGGGTGATACTCAGTCATCTGGATGAGGTTTGGCGAGAGGGACCACCACACGATGATGGTTATCAGCAAGCTATCCTTCTGTTGATCCAGAATATTTACCAACTTTACCATGGCGGCTTTGGAGACAAAG GGAAAGTTTCTGTTGGATTTAGAGCGAGTGACATCGAACTACTTTTGCAGATCCAAGAATCACTCACA ATGGACTTCTTGTCAGTGCAGTTCGAGTCCAACTGCGTCTCCACATTTCATTTGATTGAGGAGCTGACCTGGTTGCAG ATTTTCAGTAAGGATGTGCCTATCCTGATCTACAAGATGGCGCTCTGTGATTGTGTTGACAGTCGGCTCCAGGCTTGCCATAATTTCTTAAAAG TGCTCAACAGCAACAATATGAAAATAGAAGGATGTGACATGATGGACATATTGAGCAAGATGGATATGGAGGGTCTGTCTACCAG CTCTGGAGTCTTTAAATATTCCAGCGAAAAGACAAACAGTTACCAGACGGTCTGGGATAAATTTGGTGTCCAGCTCGAATCTGAACGTGACATTTTCCTGAACAAACCCTTCCCCTCGGACTTCCAGTGGGCCACTTCCAGCGAGTCCTTCAAAGTGGAAGGAGGCTGGGCCGAAGGTGGCAAGGGAGAAACTATTTGGGATCGCTTTGgtcatgaaaataaagtttATGATAATCAGACTGCTGATCAAGCTTGTGACAGTTATCACAAGGTAGATTACGATGTCTACCTCCTTCGAGGCCTTCAAGTCTACACCCACCAGTTTTCCATTTCATGGGCACGTATTTTCCCATCAGGATATCGAAGGAGCCAGTCTGATAAAGGTGTACTTTATTATGACGAACTAATCAATGCTCTCGTTAATTCGAGAATACAACCAGTCATCACTTTGTACCACTGGGACCTGCCCCAAGAACTCCAGAATCAGGGCGGATGGACCAACGCTTCAATTATTGAAGCCTTCAAGGACTACGCGGACTTTTGCTTCTCCAAATTCGGAGATAGGGTCAAGACATGGAACACGTTCAGTAGCCCTTGGGTGGTTAGCCACGCCGGCTACGGGGTCGGTGATCACCCCCCTCAAGTCCAAGATTATGTGGTGGCGTCCTACCAG GTGACTCATAACATAATTAAGTCCCACGCCGAGGCCTGGCATGTTTACAATGACAAATACAGAACCAAACACGGTGGAAAGGTGGGCATCGCGTTAAACTCCGACTGGGCCGAGCCCTTAGACCCATCCAGACCTGAGGACGTGGTGGCAGCATACCGTTCCATACAATTCACTCTGGGATGGTTTGCTCACCCTATATTTGTGGACGGAGACTACCCGGCAACTCTGAAGAGTCAGAttgacaagaaaaacaaactgtgCCCTCATTCAAAACCTGCGATTCTTCCACGTTTCACTCCCAAAGAAAGTCAACGGATTAACGGAACAGCCGACTTTTTTGGACTAAACCATTATACGTCACGACTTATTAACAGCAGTGATGGTGGTTGCACCGTTGGTCCACAAGGCGTGGGTGACTTCCAGACCCACGTAGACCCATCTTGGTCTCCTACAGCTTCGGAGTGGATCTATTCTACGCCCTGGGGGCTGAGAAGACTTCTCAACTACATCGCTTTGGAGtacttaaacattaaaaaagtgCCTGTGTACATAACAGGAAACGGCATGCCAACAGACTTTGGGGGGACCCCCTTAAATGACACCACTAGAGTAGACTACTTAAGGAGGTACATCAACGAAGCTCTGAAAG cCAGACTCCTTGACGGGGTGGACGTGCAACGGTTCACCGTGCAATCACTATTGGATGGATTTGAGGGGCAACAAGGCTACAGCCAAAGATTTGGGCTTCACCATGTCAACTTTGAGGACCCGGACAGACCCAGGACCCCTAAACAGTCGGCGTACTTCTATTCACAGGTTATAACACAAAATGGATTTGGCATAAGACGTGGGCACGTTTTCAAAGTGGCACAGACACAATTTAAGCCTCCCTCAAAAGGGTTAACTCCTTCAGAGGTTCCATCCAAGTCCAAGGTTGTTTGGGAGAGATTCTCCCAACAGTCCAAATTCCACCGGCAAATCTTCCACTATGGCACGTTCCCATCAAATTTTACCTGGGGAGTATCGTCTTCCGCTTACCAAACTGAAGGGGCCTGGAAGGCTGATGGCAAGGGACCAAGTATTTGGGATGTGTTTACCCACAAACCAGGCAGTATACCAGGTAACGCCAACGGGGACGTGGCCTGTGACAGTTACCACAGATTCCAGGAGGACCTCTACATGCTGCGAGCTTTGCAGGTTAAGTCGTACCGATTTTCCTTGTCCTGGTCCAGGATCTTTCCTACTGGTCTCCGAAGTTCCCTGAATCTAAAGGGTGTTGACTTTTACAACAGCATAATTGACGATATTCTGCTAAATGGCATCACACCGATGGTAACGCTGTACTACTGGGATCTCCCCCAGGAATTGCAAAACATTGGCGGCTGGGAGAGTTCAGACATGATTGAAATTTTCGCAGATTTTTCCGATTTCTGTTTTTCTACCTTTGGAGACAGGGTAAAGTTTTGGATGACTTTCAATCAGCCGCACACCATCGCGTGGTCAGGATACGGACTCGGACAGATTCCGCCGAATGTTAGGAAGCCAGGAAGTGCACCATATAGAGTTGCACACAACCTCATAAAAGCCCATGCCAAGGCTTACCATATCTACAATGAAAAATACCGCAAATCCCAACGTGGCCTAATTTCGCTAGCCCTCGATTCTTACTGGGTAGAACCGAAGGATGTCCGCGTTCTCCGTGAAGTGGCAGCTGCCGACCGTGCGATGCAGTTCCATTTGGGCTGGTTCGCACACCCCATTTTCAAAAACGGCGACTATCCTGATGCGATGAAGTGGCAGGTTGGAAACAAGAGCGAACTCCAAGGTCTGGCTGAGTCCAGACTGCCTGTGTTCACCGAGGAGGAAAGGAAGTACATCAGTGGGACTTCTGATGTGTTCTGCTTAAACCACTTCACCACAAAGATCGTTAGCCATATCACGGCTCGGCTCACGCCGCCATCCTACGAATACGACCGCGACTTGACGGAAGAAGAAGACGCCAATTCGCCAAGCACAGCCATCAAAAATCAGAGAGCTGTGGCCTGGGGCTTGAGGAGACTCCTCAACTGGGTCAAGTATGAATATGGAGACCCGGACATTTACATCACTGACAGTGGGGTTGCCACAGAATCAAAAACCAAGTGGGATGACTCTGCCAgggtgttttatttcaaaacctACATTGACGAGGCTCTCAAAG CCTCTAATCTGGATGATGTGAAGGTGAAAGGCTTCACGGCTGCCTCTCTCATGGACTCATTCGAGTGGCTCCACGGGTTCAAAGTGGGATTCGGGCTGCACCATGTCAACTTCGAGGACTCGACCCGGCCGAGAACACCCAAGTATTCCGCTCATTTCTACCATCGAGTCATCAAGGACAACGGATTTCCCACACCAGAGGACGAAAAAATACTTTACGGAAATTTCGCCAAAGACTTCATCTGGAGTACTGCGACAGCATCATATCAG ATCGAAGGAGGATGGAGGGCCGATGGAAAAGGTCTAAGCATCTGGGACAAGTTCGCCCACACACCTCTCCGAGTGTTCAACAATGACAACGGGGACGTCGCCTGCGACAGTTACAACAAAATAGACGAGGATGTTTCAATGTTAAGGCAACTCAAGGTGACGCATTACCGTTTCTCCGTATCCTGGCCGAGGGTCCTTCCAGACGGCACCACCAACTTCGTAAATGAAGTCGGATTGAGTTACTACAGTCATCTGGTGGATGCCCTGCTCAAAGCAAATATCCAACCTCAT ATCACTCTGTACCACTGGGACCTTCCTCAAGCTCTACAGGACATTGGCGGCTGGGAGAATGAAACCATTGTGTTCAAATTCCGGGATTATGCCAACCTCATTTTTAGCCGCCTTGGTCACAAAGTCAAATTCTGGATTACCATTAATGAGCCGTACAACATTGCCAATGTGGGTCACGGCTATGGAGCTGCTGCTCCAG GGATTAGTTTCCGACCGGGCACCTTGCCGTACATTGTGGGCCACAACTTGCTCAAAGCTCACGCTGAGACCTGGCACCTGTACAACGACAAGTACCGCAGCAAGCAGGGCGGAATCATCTCCATCACCATCAATTCCGATTGGTCCGAGCCCAGAAACCCTTACAAGCAGGAGGATGTCGATGCTGCAAGGCGTGTGGTCCAG TTCTACATTGGGTGGTTTGCTCACCCTGTATTTAACGGAGACTATAGTGATATGATGAAAACAATCATTCAAAAGAGAAGCCTTGAAGCTGGCCTGCCAAAATCCAG GCTGCCTGAATTCACTGCGGAAGAAGTCAAAAGAATCAAAGGTACTTATGATTACTTTGGATTTAACCATTACACCACTGTCTTGGCCTTCCCTGTGGACTACGGGAACCTTCAGCACTATGACGCCGATAG AGGTGCGGGAACAATCGCAGATCGCACGTGGCTGGATTCGGGTTCATCCTGGCTCAAGGTTTCACCATTCGGATTCCGGAGGATATTAAACTTCATTAAGGAGGAATATAGAAATCCTCCTATTATCATAACTGAAAATGGCATCTCGGAGCGTGGGTCGGTGGATTTGAATGATTTCCATAGAAGTTACTACTATGAGAAATACATCAACCAGGTTTTGAAAG CTTACATACTGGATGGTGTGGATATTAGGGGCTACACGGCTTGGTCATTGATGGACAACCTGGAGTGGGCCACGGGGTTTTCTGAAAGGTTTGGACTCTTCCACGTCAATCATACAGACCCCAAACGTCCTCGGGTGGCCAAGACCTCCGCTGCCTACTACGCCACCATTATTACATGTAACGGATTTCCAGACCCCGCTACTGGGCCACATGACTGTCTAAACCAAGAAGTGGAAG GGACAAGTGTGCCCAGCACCTCTCTTCCCTCCTTTAACATGGTCAACTTCCTGGGTATCACTCTCTCTTCAGGTGAAGCCGAGAAAGGACTGTACACACTCTTTGCTCTTCTTATCGTTTCCTCGCTAGGAgtcatttgttcattgttttgcttcttgaagacaaagaaatatTCTAAGGAAATTGCTACTATTCAATCAGTACTCAATAGTTAA
- the LOC133512064 gene encoding lactase/phlorizin hydrolase-like isoform X5, whose product MALQKPCPSSNKYQFLFWVGRCPAFPYALRTLRSSGGGPCGNNSWKVMRKVFVVRRRPWSSIERGKANDGVWRRTWAEVKCLPSQPQRTVLSCYHTLLNQILNAGLQPLVVLHGSTVPEALRSKFGGWESQELQRMFILYAEFALQEFGEFTRSWVILSHLDEVWREGPPHDDGYQQAILLLIQNIYQLYHGGFGDKGKVSVGFRASDIELLLQIQESLTMDFLSVQFESNCVSTFHLIEELTWLQIFSKDVPILIYKMALCDCVDSRLQACHNFLKVLNSNNMKIEGCDMMDILSKMDMEGLSTSSGVFKYSSEKTNSYQTVWDKFGVQLESERDIFLNKPFPSDFQWATSSESFKVEGGWAEGGKGETIWDRFGHENKVYDNQTADQACDSYHKVDYDVYLLRGLQVYTHQFSISWARIFPSGYRRSQSDKGVLYYDELINALVNSRIQPVITLYHWDLPQELQNQGGWTNASIIEAFKDYADFCFSKFGDRVKTWNTFSSPWVVSHAGYGVGDHPPQVQDYVVASYQVTHNIIKSHAEAWHVYNDKYRTKHGGKVGIALNSDWAEPLDPSRPEDVVAAYRSIQFTLGWFAHPIFVDGDYPATLKSQIDKKNKLCPHSKPAILPRFTPKESQRINGTADFFGLNHYTSRLINSSDGGCTVGPQGVGDFQTHVDPSWSPTASEWIYSTPWGLRRLLNYIALEYLNIKKVPVYITGNGMPTDFGGTPLNDTTRVDYLRRYINEALKARLLDGVDVQRFTVQSLLDGFEGQQGYSQRFGLHHVNFEDPDRPRTPKQSAYFYSQVITQNGFGIRRGHVFKVAQTQFKPPSKGLTPSEVPSKSKVVWERFSQQSKFHRQIFHYGTFPSNFTWGVSSSAYQTEGAWKADGKGPSIWDVFTHKPGSIPGNANGDVACDSYHRFQEDLYMLRALQVKSYRFSLSWSRIFPTGLRSSLNLKGVDFYNSIIDDILLNGITPMVTLYYWDLPQELQNIGGWESSDMIEIFADFSDFCFSTFGDRVKFWMTFNQPHTIAWSGYGLGQIPPNVRKPGSAPYRVAHNLIKAHAKAYHIYNEKYRKSQRGLISLALDSYWVEPKDVRVLREVAAADRAMQFHLGWFAHPIFKNGDYPDAMKWQVGNKSELQGLAESRLPVFTEEERKYISGTSDVFCLNHFTTKIVSHITARLTPPSYEYDRDLTEEEDANSPSTAIKNQRAVAWGLRRLLNWVKYEYGDPDIYITDSGVATESKTKWDDSARVFYFKTYIDEALKASNLDDVKVKGFTAASLMDSFEWLHGFKVGFGLHHVNFEDSTRPRTPKYSAHFYHRVIKDNGFPTPEDEKILYGNFAKDFIWSTATASYQIEGGWRADGKGLSIWDKFAHTPLRVFNNDNGDVACDSYNKIDEDVSMLRQLKVTHYRFSVSWPRVLPDGTTNFVNEVGLSYYSHLVDALLKANIQPHITLYHWDLPQALQDIGGWENETIVFKFRDYANLIFSRLGHKVKFWITINEPYNIANVGHGYGAAAPGISFRPGTLPYIVGHNLLKAHAETWHLYNDKYRSKQGGIISITINSDWSEPRNPYKQEDVDAARRVVQFYIGWFAHPVFNGDYSDMMKTIIQKRSLEAGLPKSRLPEFTAEEVKRIKENLE is encoded by the exons GCCTCCCCAGCCAGCCCCAACGAACTGTCCTCAGCTGCTACCATACTCTCCTGAATCAGATCTTGAATGCGGGTCTCCAGCCTCTCGTAGTCCTTCATGGATCCACAGTGCCGGAAGCTCTGAGATCAAAGTTTGGAGGATGGGAAAGCCAAGAGCTGCAAAGGATGTTTATACTCTATGCAGAGTTTGCGTTGCAAGAGTTTGGCGAGTTCACTCGCTCCTGGGTGATACTCAGTCATCTGGATGAGGTTTGGCGAGAGGGACCACCACACGATGATGGTTATCAGCAAGCTATCCTTCTGTTGATCCAGAATATTTACCAACTTTACCATGGCGGCTTTGGAGACAAAG GGAAAGTTTCTGTTGGATTTAGAGCGAGTGACATCGAACTACTTTTGCAGATCCAAGAATCACTCACA ATGGACTTCTTGTCAGTGCAGTTCGAGTCCAACTGCGTCTCCACATTTCATTTGATTGAGGAGCTGACCTGGTTGCAG ATTTTCAGTAAGGATGTGCCTATCCTGATCTACAAGATGGCGCTCTGTGATTGTGTTGACAGTCGGCTCCAGGCTTGCCATAATTTCTTAAAAG TGCTCAACAGCAACAATATGAAAATAGAAGGATGTGACATGATGGACATATTGAGCAAGATGGATATGGAGGGTCTGTCTACCAG CTCTGGAGTCTTTAAATATTCCAGCGAAAAGACAAACAGTTACCAGACGGTCTGGGATAAATTTGGTGTCCAGCTCGAATCTGAACGTGACATTTTCCTGAACAAACCCTTCCCCTCGGACTTCCAGTGGGCCACTTCCAGCGAGTCCTTCAAAGTGGAAGGAGGCTGGGCCGAAGGTGGCAAGGGAGAAACTATTTGGGATCGCTTTGgtcatgaaaataaagtttATGATAATCAGACTGCTGATCAAGCTTGTGACAGTTATCACAAGGTAGATTACGATGTCTACCTCCTTCGAGGCCTTCAAGTCTACACCCACCAGTTTTCCATTTCATGGGCACGTATTTTCCCATCAGGATATCGAAGGAGCCAGTCTGATAAAGGTGTACTTTATTATGACGAACTAATCAATGCTCTCGTTAATTCGAGAATACAACCAGTCATCACTTTGTACCACTGGGACCTGCCCCAAGAACTCCAGAATCAGGGCGGATGGACCAACGCTTCAATTATTGAAGCCTTCAAGGACTACGCGGACTTTTGCTTCTCCAAATTCGGAGATAGGGTCAAGACATGGAACACGTTCAGTAGCCCTTGGGTGGTTAGCCACGCCGGCTACGGGGTCGGTGATCACCCCCCTCAAGTCCAAGATTATGTGGTGGCGTCCTACCAG GTGACTCATAACATAATTAAGTCCCACGCCGAGGCCTGGCATGTTTACAATGACAAATACAGAACCAAACACGGTGGAAAGGTGGGCATCGCGTTAAACTCCGACTGGGCCGAGCCCTTAGACCCATCCAGACCTGAGGACGTGGTGGCAGCATACCGTTCCATACAATTCACTCTGGGATGGTTTGCTCACCCTATATTTGTGGACGGAGACTACCCGGCAACTCTGAAGAGTCAGAttgacaagaaaaacaaactgtgCCCTCATTCAAAACCTGCGATTCTTCCACGTTTCACTCCCAAAGAAAGTCAACGGATTAACGGAACAGCCGACTTTTTTGGACTAAACCATTATACGTCACGACTTATTAACAGCAGTGATGGTGGTTGCACCGTTGGTCCACAAGGCGTGGGTGACTTCCAGACCCACGTAGACCCATCTTGGTCTCCTACAGCTTCGGAGTGGATCTATTCTACGCCCTGGGGGCTGAGAAGACTTCTCAACTACATCGCTTTGGAGtacttaaacattaaaaaagtgCCTGTGTACATAACAGGAAACGGCATGCCAACAGACTTTGGGGGGACCCCCTTAAATGACACCACTAGAGTAGACTACTTAAGGAGGTACATCAACGAAGCTCTGAAAG cCAGACTCCTTGACGGGGTGGACGTGCAACGGTTCACCGTGCAATCACTATTGGATGGATTTGAGGGGCAACAAGGCTACAGCCAAAGATTTGGGCTTCACCATGTCAACTTTGAGGACCCGGACAGACCCAGGACCCCTAAACAGTCGGCGTACTTCTATTCACAGGTTATAACACAAAATGGATTTGGCATAAGACGTGGGCACGTTTTCAAAGTGGCACAGACACAATTTAAGCCTCCCTCAAAAGGGTTAACTCCTTCAGAGGTTCCATCCAAGTCCAAGGTTGTTTGGGAGAGATTCTCCCAACAGTCCAAATTCCACCGGCAAATCTTCCACTATGGCACGTTCCCATCAAATTTTACCTGGGGAGTATCGTCTTCCGCTTACCAAACTGAAGGGGCCTGGAAGGCTGATGGCAAGGGACCAAGTATTTGGGATGTGTTTACCCACAAACCAGGCAGTATACCAGGTAACGCCAACGGGGACGTGGCCTGTGACAGTTACCACAGATTCCAGGAGGACCTCTACATGCTGCGAGCTTTGCAGGTTAAGTCGTACCGATTTTCCTTGTCCTGGTCCAGGATCTTTCCTACTGGTCTCCGAAGTTCCCTGAATCTAAAGGGTGTTGACTTTTACAACAGCATAATTGACGATATTCTGCTAAATGGCATCACACCGATGGTAACGCTGTACTACTGGGATCTCCCCCAGGAATTGCAAAACATTGGCGGCTGGGAGAGTTCAGACATGATTGAAATTTTCGCAGATTTTTCCGATTTCTGTTTTTCTACCTTTGGAGACAGGGTAAAGTTTTGGATGACTTTCAATCAGCCGCACACCATCGCGTGGTCAGGATACGGACTCGGACAGATTCCGCCGAATGTTAGGAAGCCAGGAAGTGCACCATATAGAGTTGCACACAACCTCATAAAAGCCCATGCCAAGGCTTACCATATCTACAATGAAAAATACCGCAAATCCCAACGTGGCCTAATTTCGCTAGCCCTCGATTCTTACTGGGTAGAACCGAAGGATGTCCGCGTTCTCCGTGAAGTGGCAGCTGCCGACCGTGCGATGCAGTTCCATTTGGGCTGGTTCGCACACCCCATTTTCAAAAACGGCGACTATCCTGATGCGATGAAGTGGCAGGTTGGAAACAAGAGCGAACTCCAAGGTCTGGCTGAGTCCAGACTGCCTGTGTTCACCGAGGAGGAAAGGAAGTACATCAGTGGGACTTCTGATGTGTTCTGCTTAAACCACTTCACCACAAAGATCGTTAGCCATATCACGGCTCGGCTCACGCCGCCATCCTACGAATACGACCGCGACTTGACGGAAGAAGAAGACGCCAATTCGCCAAGCACAGCCATCAAAAATCAGAGAGCTGTGGCCTGGGGCTTGAGGAGACTCCTCAACTGGGTCAAGTATGAATATGGAGACCCGGACATTTACATCACTGACAGTGGGGTTGCCACAGAATCAAAAACCAAGTGGGATGACTCTGCCAgggtgttttatttcaaaacctACATTGACGAGGCTCTCAAAG CCTCTAATCTGGATGATGTGAAGGTGAAAGGCTTCACGGCTGCCTCTCTCATGGACTCATTCGAGTGGCTCCACGGGTTCAAAGTGGGATTCGGGCTGCACCATGTCAACTTCGAGGACTCGACCCGGCCGAGAACACCCAAGTATTCCGCTCATTTCTACCATCGAGTCATCAAGGACAACGGATTTCCCACACCAGAGGACGAAAAAATACTTTACGGAAATTTCGCCAAAGACTTCATCTGGAGTACTGCGACAGCATCATATCAG ATCGAAGGAGGATGGAGGGCCGATGGAAAAGGTCTAAGCATCTGGGACAAGTTCGCCCACACACCTCTCCGAGTGTTCAACAATGACAACGGGGACGTCGCCTGCGACAGTTACAACAAAATAGACGAGGATGTTTCAATGTTAAGGCAACTCAAGGTGACGCATTACCGTTTCTCCGTATCCTGGCCGAGGGTCCTTCCAGACGGCACCACCAACTTCGTAAATGAAGTCGGATTGAGTTACTACAGTCATCTGGTGGATGCCCTGCTCAAAGCAAATATCCAACCTCAT ATCACTCTGTACCACTGGGACCTTCCTCAAGCTCTACAGGACATTGGCGGCTGGGAGAATGAAACCATTGTGTTCAAATTCCGGGATTATGCCAACCTCATTTTTAGCCGCCTTGGTCACAAAGTCAAATTCTGGATTACCATTAATGAGCCGTACAACATTGCCAATGTGGGTCACGGCTATGGAGCTGCTGCTCCAG GGATTAGTTTCCGACCGGGCACCTTGCCGTACATTGTGGGCCACAACTTGCTCAAAGCTCACGCTGAGACCTGGCACCTGTACAACGACAAGTACCGCAGCAAGCAGGGCGGAATCATCTCCATCACCATCAATTCCGATTGGTCCGAGCCCAGAAACCCTTACAAGCAGGAGGATGTCGATGCTGCAAGGCGTGTGGTCCAG TTCTACATTGGGTGGTTTGCTCACCCTGTATTTAACGGAGACTATAGTGATATGATGAAAACAATCATTCAAAAGAGAAGCCTTGAAGCTGGCCTGCCAAAATCCAG GCTGCCTGAATTCACTGCGGAAGAAGTCAAAAGAATCAAAG AAAACCTTGAATGA